In Kryptolebias marmoratus isolate JLee-2015 linkage group LG11, ASM164957v2, whole genome shotgun sequence, the following proteins share a genomic window:
- the tmem266 gene encoding transmembrane protein 266 isoform X1, whose amino-acid sequence MSNTQVPSKTGASELEVISQQVEEDNQCVAPVQLVSLAYRDLPLAALDISLAGSQLISNPDEEDNRDGSNWLKPCCGRRAALWQVCLLSAGFNCFLVASVVLVVLLLILELLIDTKLLQFNNAFQFASIIHWISLAILSVFFTETVFRIVVLGIWDYIENKVEVFDGAVIVLSLAPMVASTVANGPSSPWDAIGLIITLRIWRVKRIIDAYVLQVKVEMELEIQQYEKAKAVREEHLDRLTQICQEQAFEIRQLRAHLAQQDLDLVAEREAAMQIHHMWGKQSSSFQEVDGLAPGASEHHRAAKVREGPGGPADHHGQDDMNNYISQYYSEPSSDMGIPDPARVITTAAIDVHLPNNPSQLPSTLVSADAAPSSRLQRTGSSVSDASTTTVSRSSFSARQHSISSHTLGSSVDCSSTVREASTSTDYSDQRCYPPPYSSPLALGTQPRGSPSAVVQELLSSLSEDSCLAQKGLDPVNLKPPSPTGSTKNSPELERRLNIYNKRNQESRVGLHAKTVIHLQGNEALLEEKYRMMGPVETSVNRLSET is encoded by the exons ATGAGCAACACCCA GGTTCCTTCCAAGACTGGAGCCTCAGAGCTGGAGGTCATCTCccagcaggtggaggaggacaaCCAGTGTGTGGCTCCAGTCCAGCTCGTCAGCCTAGCCTACAGAGACCTGCCCTTGGCAGCGCTGGACATATCCCTTGCTGGATCCCAGCTCATCTCTAATCCAGATGAGGAGGACAACAGAGACGG GTCGAACTGGCTGAAGCCGTGCTGTGGACGACGGGCGGCGCTCTGGCAGGTGTGTCTGCTGTCGGCGGGCTTCAACTGTTTCCTGGTGGCCTCGGTCGTCCTCgtggtgctgctgctgatccTGGAGCTGCTCATAGACACCAAACTGTTGCAGT TTAATAATGCATTCCAGTTTGCCAGCATCATCCACTGGATCAGCCTGGCTATTCTCTCCGTGTTCTTCACCGAG ACCGTGTTCAGGATCGTGGTGTTAGGAATATGGGATTACATAGAGAACAAAGTAGAG gtatTTGACGGAGCTGTCATTGTACTCTCTCTGGCCCCCATGGTGGCCTCCACCGTGGCCAACGGCCCCAGCAGCCCCTGGGATGCAATCGGTCTCATCATCACTTTGCGCATATGGAGGGTCAAGAGGATTATTGATG CCTATGTTCTGCAGGTGAAGGTGGAAATGGAGCTGGAGATCCAGCAGTATGAGAAGGCCAAGGCGGTGAGGGAGGAACACCTTGATCGTCTTACCCAGATCTGCCAGGAACAAGCA TTTGAAATCAGACAGCTGAGGGCCCACCTGGCCCAGCAGGATCTGGACCTGGTAGCAGAGCGAGAAGCAGCCATGCAGATTCACCACATGTGGGGAAAACAGAGCAGCAGTTTTCAGGAGGTGGACGGACTCGCCCCTGGGGCCTCCGAGCATCACAGAGCTGCCAAAGTCCGAGAGGGTCCTGGAGGTCCAGCAG ATCATCACGGCCAAGACGACATGAATAACTACATCAGTCAGTACTACAGTGAGCCAAGCAGCG ACATGGGGATCCCCGACCCAGCCCGTGTCATCACCACAGCAGCCATAGACGTGCATCTGCCCAACAACCCCAGCCAGCTTCCCTCCACCTTGGTGAGCGCAGACGCGGCGCCGTCCAGCCGTCTCCAGCGCACCGGCAGCTCAGTCAGCGACGCGTCCACAACCACGGTGTCCCGCAGCAGCTTCAGCGCCCGCCAGCACAGCATCAGCAGCCACACGCTGGGCTCCAGCGTGGACTGCAGCTCCACCGTGCGCGAGGCCTCCACGTCCACGGACTACAGCGACCAGCGCTGCTACCCCCCGCCCTACAGCAGCCCCCTGGCTTTGGGCACTCAGCCGCGAGGGAGTCCCAGCGCCGTGGTGCAGGAGCTGCTCTCGTCCCTCTCAGAGGACTCGTGTCTCGCCCAGAAGGGTTTGGACCCCGTCAACCTCAAGCCTCCCAGTCCAACGGGCTCCACGAAGAACAGTCCAGAACTGGAACGCAGGCTGAACATTTACAACAAGAGGAACCAGGAGAGCAGGGTCGGGCTTCACGCGAAGACTGTCATCCATCTGCAGGGTAACGAGGCTCTCCTCGAGGAGAAGTACAGGATGATGGGGCCAGTGGAGACTTCGGTCAACCGCCTGTCGGAGACATAG
- the lactb gene encoding serine beta-lactamase-like protein LACTB, mitochondrial isoform X2, giving the protein MSRLFSSHRFCSRYFLLTTTRSKPQQADRVFIQARQRGYTGGLAACKHRPKSKVWMCGVGVGIVLAVGLKYGFDSADSSCEDKVKKAKKASPYIDAIKVSRDLLERIKAEVGAPGLVAGVSVDGVQVWSEGFGYADLENRVPCTSETLMRIASISKPLTTAAAARLCQEGKLDLDVPVQKYVPEFPQKQFDGRDVTITPRMLLSHLSGIRHYEKDPKKVKEDREKAKRLLKPPAKDKEEDKNSSENKDEPTADQNSKCKKSSPAKRKKAFDHEEYYLKNKFESVLQALDLFKDDPLIFKPGTTFLYSTHAFTLLSAVLERAAGQSFLDVMMNMFRELGMLNTVPDENEPILYHRSRFYHVSKRGRVVNCPYVDNSYKWAGGGFLSTVGDLLLFGNALLYSYQVAHFENEGLLPGFLQPKTATELWAPVDKTEASWDKDGLYAQGWLVVEKLQKYGQCRERSHYVSHTGGAVGASSVLLVLPSEDADQRRGPVLVLPQGVVVTIITNMQSVGLNATALKIAREFEKARNK; this is encoded by the exons ATGTCACGCCTATTTTCGTCACATCGTTTCTGCAGTAGATATTTCCTGCTGACGACGACGCGAAGCAAGCCGCAGCAGGCTGACAGGGTTTTTATCCAAGCGCGACAGCGGGGTTACACCGGGGGGCTAGCCGCCTGTAAACACCGTCCAAAGTCCAAGGTGTGGATGTGTGGGGTCGGCGTGGGGATAGTTTTAGCCGTGGGACTGAAATACGGCTTTGACTCTGCCGACAGCTCGTGTGAGGATAaagttaaaaaggcaaaaaaggcCAGCCCATACATCGATGCAATAAAAGTAAGCAGAGACCTGCTGGAGCGGATAAAG GCTGAAGTCGGAGCTCCTGGGCTGGTAGCTGGGGTTTCTGTGGACGGCGTTCAGGTTTGGAGCGAAG GATTTGGCTATGCTGACTTGGAGAATCGTGTCCCGTGCACGTCGGAAACCTTGATGCGAATAGCCAGCATCAGTAAGCCCCTCACAACTGCAGCCGCTGCACGACTCTGCCAGGAAGGGAAACTTGACCTCGACGTCCCCGTCCAGAAATACGTCCCAGAGTTTCCCCAGAAGCAGTTTGATGGACGAGAT gTCACAATAACACCTCGTATGCTTCTGTCCCACCTAAGTGGCATCAGGCACTATGAGAAGGATCCAAAGAAGGTCAAAGAGGACAGAGAGAAAGCAAAGCGACTTCTAAAGCCGCCCGCTAAAGATAAAGAGGAGGATAAGAACTCATCTGAGAACAAAGATGAGCCCACAGCAGATCAGaactctaaatgtaaaaaatccAGTCcggctaaaagaaaaaaggcatttgACCACGAGGAGTACTACTTGAAGAACAAGTTTGAAAGCGTCCTTCAGGCCTTGGACCTTTTTAAGGACGACCCCCTCATTTTCAAACCAG GCACCACGTTCCTGTACTCCACTCATGCCTTCACCCTTCTAAGCGCCGTTTTGGAGCGGGCTGCCGGTCAGAGCTTCCTGGATGTGATGATGAACATGTTTCGTGAGCTGGGAATGCTCAACACCGTTCCCGATGAGAACGAGCCGATTCTTTACCATCGCTCCAG ATTTTATCATGTCAGCAAGAGGGGGCGAGTTGTAAACTGTCCATATGTCGACAACTCCTACAAATGGGCAGGAGGCGGCTTCCTGTCCACGGTGGGAGACCTGCTGCTCTTCGGTAATGCTCTGCTCTATAGCTACCAGGTGGCCCACTTTGAGAACGAGGGCTTGCTCCCTGGCTTCCTCCAACCCAAAACAGCCACGGAGCTGTGGGCACCCGTGGACAAGACGGAGGCCAGCTGGGATAAGGACGGACTCTACGCCCAAGGCTGGCTGGTGGTggagaaactgcaaaaatacGGCCAATGCAGGGAGCGGAGTCATTACGTGTCTCACACGGGAGGAGCTGTGGGGGCCAGCAGTGTTCTTCTAGTGTTACCCAGCGAGGACGCAGACCAGCGACGAGGACCCGTCCTCGTCCTCCCGCAGGGGGTTGTGGTCACCATCATCACGAACATGCAGTCCGTGGGACTGAACGCTACCGCGCTAAAAATTGCACGCGAGTTTGAAAAAGCCAGAAACAAGTaa
- the LOC108229989 gene encoding pro-neuregulin-4, membrane-bound isoform, protein MIWYIGDRKRKTFPMMAEHGKPCEAQEATYCMNGATCYKITSVNALSCRCTENYKGSRCELLQLSSRFLNDQDTGLLAAAIIVAILILVVLGFVIYYTYKMVKTNKKIKNQEYQNVKSKA, encoded by the exons ATGATCTGGTATATAG gagacaggaagagaaagacATTCCCAATGATGGCag AACACGGAAAACCCTGCGAGGCGCAAGAGGCCACTTATTGCATGAACGGAGCTACATGttataaaataacttcagtGAATGCGCTTTCCTGCAG gTGCACAGAAAATTATAAAGGAAGCAGATGTGAGCTGCTTCAGCTCTCGTCCCGTTTTCTGAATGACCAGGACACGGGATTATTAGCAGCGGCCATCATTGTCGCCATTCTCATCTTAGTGGTGCTGGGCTTCGTTATCTACTACACATACAA GATGGTAAAAaccaacaagaaaataaaaaaccaagAGTATCAAAATGTGAAATCCAAAGCATGA
- the etfa gene encoding electron transfer flavoprotein subunit alpha, mitochondrial encodes MNRVLNRTSLKNLTGFIQRFQSTLVVAEHNNDKLTPITLNAITAASKLGGDVSCLVAGTNCAKVVEQISKVQGVKKILVAQHESYKGGLPEELTPLILETQKQFSFTHICAGASAFGKNLLPRVAAKLDVAPVSDIIEIKSPDTFVRTIYAGNALSTVKCNEPVKVFSVRGTAFEAAPTEGGSAASEDVAPAAPAGISEWLEQNLTKSDRPELTSAKVVVSGGRGLKSGENFKLLYDLADKLNAAVGASRAAVDAGFVPNDMQVGQTGKIVAPELYIAVGISGAIQHLAGMKDSKTIVAINKDPEAPIFQVADYGLVADLFKAVPEMTEALSK; translated from the exons ACCGGTTTCATCCAGAGATTTCAGAGCACCTTGGTCGTCGCAGAACACAACAATGACAAGCTGACCCCCATTACTCTCAATGCCATCACTGCTGCCAGTAAACTGGGGGGAGATGTGTCCTGTCTGGTCGCTGGGACGAACTGTGCAAAG gTTGTGGAGCAGATCAGCAAAGTACAGGGAGTGAAGAAGATTCTGGTGGCCCAGCACGAGTCTTACAAAGGCGGCTTGCCAG AGGAGCTGACCCCACTCATCCTGGAAACACAAAAGCAGTTCAGCTTCACTCATATCTGTGCCGGTGCATCTGCCTTTGGAAAA AACCTACTTCCCAGAGTTGCTGCCAAGTTGGACGTTGCCCCAGTTTCAGATATTATTGAAATTAAATCTCCAGATACTTTTGTCAGGACCATCTATGCAG GAAATGCCCTCAGCACCGTGAAATGTAACGAGCCAGTCAAGGTCTTCAGCGTCAGAGGGACGGCGTTTGAGGCAGCCCCAACAGAAGGAGGAAGTGCTGCATCAGAAGACG TGGCTCCCGCTGCTCCCGCTGGAATCTCTGAGTGGCTGGAACAGAATTTGACGAAGAGCGACCGTCCAGAGCTGACGAGTGCCAAGGTTGTGGTGTCTGGAG gaagAGGCTTGAAGAGTGGGGAAAACTTTAAGCTGCTTTATGACCTTGCAGACAAACTTAATGCTGCTG TTGGCGCATCCAGAGCTGCAGTGGATGCTGGTTTTGTCCCTAATGACATGCAGGTTGGACAGACTGGCAAGATCGTAGCACCG GAGTTGTACATTGCAGTTGGTATCTCTGGAGCTATCCAACACCTGGCTGGAATGAAAGATAGTAAG ACTATTGTTGCCATCAACAAAGACCCAGAGGCTCCCATTTTCCAGGTGGCTGACTACGGGCTGGTAGCTGATCTTTTCAAG GCCGTACCTGAGATGACAGAAGCACTGAGCAAGTGA
- the lactb gene encoding serine beta-lactamase-like protein LACTB, mitochondrial isoform X1 has translation MSRLFSSHRFCSRYFLLTTTRSKPQQADRVFIQARQRGYTGGLAACKHRPKSKVWMCGVGVGIVLAVGLKYGFDSADSSCEDKVKKAKKASPYIDAIKVSRDLLERIKVGSEAEVGAPGLVAGVSVDGVQVWSEGFGYADLENRVPCTSETLMRIASISKPLTTAAAARLCQEGKLDLDVPVQKYVPEFPQKQFDGRDVTITPRMLLSHLSGIRHYEKDPKKVKEDREKAKRLLKPPAKDKEEDKNSSENKDEPTADQNSKCKKSSPAKRKKAFDHEEYYLKNKFESVLQALDLFKDDPLIFKPGTTFLYSTHAFTLLSAVLERAAGQSFLDVMMNMFRELGMLNTVPDENEPILYHRSRFYHVSKRGRVVNCPYVDNSYKWAGGGFLSTVGDLLLFGNALLYSYQVAHFENEGLLPGFLQPKTATELWAPVDKTEASWDKDGLYAQGWLVVEKLQKYGQCRERSHYVSHTGGAVGASSVLLVLPSEDADQRRGPVLVLPQGVVVTIITNMQSVGLNATALKIAREFEKARNK, from the exons ATGTCACGCCTATTTTCGTCACATCGTTTCTGCAGTAGATATTTCCTGCTGACGACGACGCGAAGCAAGCCGCAGCAGGCTGACAGGGTTTTTATCCAAGCGCGACAGCGGGGTTACACCGGGGGGCTAGCCGCCTGTAAACACCGTCCAAAGTCCAAGGTGTGGATGTGTGGGGTCGGCGTGGGGATAGTTTTAGCCGTGGGACTGAAATACGGCTTTGACTCTGCCGACAGCTCGTGTGAGGATAaagttaaaaaggcaaaaaaggcCAGCCCATACATCGATGCAATAAAAGTAAGCAGAGACCTGCTGGAGCGGATAAAGGTAGGCAGCGAG GCTGAAGTCGGAGCTCCTGGGCTGGTAGCTGGGGTTTCTGTGGACGGCGTTCAGGTTTGGAGCGAAG GATTTGGCTATGCTGACTTGGAGAATCGTGTCCCGTGCACGTCGGAAACCTTGATGCGAATAGCCAGCATCAGTAAGCCCCTCACAACTGCAGCCGCTGCACGACTCTGCCAGGAAGGGAAACTTGACCTCGACGTCCCCGTCCAGAAATACGTCCCAGAGTTTCCCCAGAAGCAGTTTGATGGACGAGAT gTCACAATAACACCTCGTATGCTTCTGTCCCACCTAAGTGGCATCAGGCACTATGAGAAGGATCCAAAGAAGGTCAAAGAGGACAGAGAGAAAGCAAAGCGACTTCTAAAGCCGCCCGCTAAAGATAAAGAGGAGGATAAGAACTCATCTGAGAACAAAGATGAGCCCACAGCAGATCAGaactctaaatgtaaaaaatccAGTCcggctaaaagaaaaaaggcatttgACCACGAGGAGTACTACTTGAAGAACAAGTTTGAAAGCGTCCTTCAGGCCTTGGACCTTTTTAAGGACGACCCCCTCATTTTCAAACCAG GCACCACGTTCCTGTACTCCACTCATGCCTTCACCCTTCTAAGCGCCGTTTTGGAGCGGGCTGCCGGTCAGAGCTTCCTGGATGTGATGATGAACATGTTTCGTGAGCTGGGAATGCTCAACACCGTTCCCGATGAGAACGAGCCGATTCTTTACCATCGCTCCAG ATTTTATCATGTCAGCAAGAGGGGGCGAGTTGTAAACTGTCCATATGTCGACAACTCCTACAAATGGGCAGGAGGCGGCTTCCTGTCCACGGTGGGAGACCTGCTGCTCTTCGGTAATGCTCTGCTCTATAGCTACCAGGTGGCCCACTTTGAGAACGAGGGCTTGCTCCCTGGCTTCCTCCAACCCAAAACAGCCACGGAGCTGTGGGCACCCGTGGACAAGACGGAGGCCAGCTGGGATAAGGACGGACTCTACGCCCAAGGCTGGCTGGTGGTggagaaactgcaaaaatacGGCCAATGCAGGGAGCGGAGTCATTACGTGTCTCACACGGGAGGAGCTGTGGGGGCCAGCAGTGTTCTTCTAGTGTTACCCAGCGAGGACGCAGACCAGCGACGAGGACCCGTCCTCGTCCTCCCGCAGGGGGTTGTGGTCACCATCATCACGAACATGCAGTCCGTGGGACTGAACGCTACCGCGCTAAAAATTGCACGCGAGTTTGAAAAAGCCAGAAACAAGTaa
- the tmem266 gene encoding transmembrane protein 266 isoform X2 → MTFLVPSKTGASELEVISQQVEEDNQCVAPVQLVSLAYRDLPLAALDISLAGSQLISNPDEEDNRDGSNWLKPCCGRRAALWQVCLLSAGFNCFLVASVVLVVLLLILELLIDTKLLQFNNAFQFASIIHWISLAILSVFFTETVFRIVVLGIWDYIENKVEVFDGAVIVLSLAPMVASTVANGPSSPWDAIGLIITLRIWRVKRIIDAYVLQVKVEMELEIQQYEKAKAVREEHLDRLTQICQEQAFEIRQLRAHLAQQDLDLVAEREAAMQIHHMWGKQSSSFQEVDGLAPGASEHHRAAKVREGPGGPADHHGQDDMNNYISQYYSEPSSDMGIPDPARVITTAAIDVHLPNNPSQLPSTLVSADAAPSSRLQRTGSSVSDASTTTVSRSSFSARQHSISSHTLGSSVDCSSTVREASTSTDYSDQRCYPPPYSSPLALGTQPRGSPSAVVQELLSSLSEDSCLAQKGLDPVNLKPPSPTGSTKNSPELERRLNIYNKRNQESRVGLHAKTVIHLQGNEALLEEKYRMMGPVETSVNRLSET, encoded by the exons ATGACCTTCCT GGTTCCTTCCAAGACTGGAGCCTCAGAGCTGGAGGTCATCTCccagcaggtggaggaggacaaCCAGTGTGTGGCTCCAGTCCAGCTCGTCAGCCTAGCCTACAGAGACCTGCCCTTGGCAGCGCTGGACATATCCCTTGCTGGATCCCAGCTCATCTCTAATCCAGATGAGGAGGACAACAGAGACGG GTCGAACTGGCTGAAGCCGTGCTGTGGACGACGGGCGGCGCTCTGGCAGGTGTGTCTGCTGTCGGCGGGCTTCAACTGTTTCCTGGTGGCCTCGGTCGTCCTCgtggtgctgctgctgatccTGGAGCTGCTCATAGACACCAAACTGTTGCAGT TTAATAATGCATTCCAGTTTGCCAGCATCATCCACTGGATCAGCCTGGCTATTCTCTCCGTGTTCTTCACCGAG ACCGTGTTCAGGATCGTGGTGTTAGGAATATGGGATTACATAGAGAACAAAGTAGAG gtatTTGACGGAGCTGTCATTGTACTCTCTCTGGCCCCCATGGTGGCCTCCACCGTGGCCAACGGCCCCAGCAGCCCCTGGGATGCAATCGGTCTCATCATCACTTTGCGCATATGGAGGGTCAAGAGGATTATTGATG CCTATGTTCTGCAGGTGAAGGTGGAAATGGAGCTGGAGATCCAGCAGTATGAGAAGGCCAAGGCGGTGAGGGAGGAACACCTTGATCGTCTTACCCAGATCTGCCAGGAACAAGCA TTTGAAATCAGACAGCTGAGGGCCCACCTGGCCCAGCAGGATCTGGACCTGGTAGCAGAGCGAGAAGCAGCCATGCAGATTCACCACATGTGGGGAAAACAGAGCAGCAGTTTTCAGGAGGTGGACGGACTCGCCCCTGGGGCCTCCGAGCATCACAGAGCTGCCAAAGTCCGAGAGGGTCCTGGAGGTCCAGCAG ATCATCACGGCCAAGACGACATGAATAACTACATCAGTCAGTACTACAGTGAGCCAAGCAGCG ACATGGGGATCCCCGACCCAGCCCGTGTCATCACCACAGCAGCCATAGACGTGCATCTGCCCAACAACCCCAGCCAGCTTCCCTCCACCTTGGTGAGCGCAGACGCGGCGCCGTCCAGCCGTCTCCAGCGCACCGGCAGCTCAGTCAGCGACGCGTCCACAACCACGGTGTCCCGCAGCAGCTTCAGCGCCCGCCAGCACAGCATCAGCAGCCACACGCTGGGCTCCAGCGTGGACTGCAGCTCCACCGTGCGCGAGGCCTCCACGTCCACGGACTACAGCGACCAGCGCTGCTACCCCCCGCCCTACAGCAGCCCCCTGGCTTTGGGCACTCAGCCGCGAGGGAGTCCCAGCGCCGTGGTGCAGGAGCTGCTCTCGTCCCTCTCAGAGGACTCGTGTCTCGCCCAGAAGGGTTTGGACCCCGTCAACCTCAAGCCTCCCAGTCCAACGGGCTCCACGAAGAACAGTCCAGAACTGGAACGCAGGCTGAACATTTACAACAAGAGGAACCAGGAGAGCAGGGTCGGGCTTCACGCGAAGACTGTCATCCATCTGCAGGGTAACGAGGCTCTCCTCGAGGAGAAGTACAGGATGATGGGGCCAGTGGAGACTTCGGTCAACCGCCTGTCGGAGACATAG